In a single window of the Gossypium hirsutum isolate 1008001.06 chromosome A13, Gossypium_hirsutum_v2.1, whole genome shotgun sequence genome:
- the LOC121212194 gene encoding transmembrane 9 superfamily member 1: MSSSVVSTVRSTLSLFVVVFIFFSPVFASESDHKYQPDDPVTLWVNKVGPYNNPQETYNYYSLPFCHLGTNPAHKWGGLGEVLGGNELIDSQIDIKFQKNVEKSTICQLELDEAKVREFKDAIENSYWFEFFMDDLPLWGFVGELHPDRNSDNGKHVLYTHKNIIIKYNKDQIIHVNLTQESPKPLEAGRIFDLTYSIKWIPTNVTFARRFDVYLDYPFFEHQIHWFSVFNSFMMVIFLTGLVSMILMRTLRNDYAKYAREDDDLETLERDVSEESGWKLVHGDVFRPPYNLVLLSAVVGTGAQLALLVLLVILLAIVGTLYVGRGAIVTTFILCYAFTSFISGYVSGGMYSRNGGKSWIKSMILTACLFPFMCFGIGFILNTVAIFYGSLAAIPFGTMVVVFVIWAFISFPLALLGTVVGRNWSGAPNNPCRVKTIPRPIPQKKWYLTPSVVSLMGGLLPFGSIFIEMYFIFTSFWNYKVYYVYGFMLLVFLILIIVTVCVTIVGTYFLLNAENYHWQWTSFFSAASTAVYVYLYSVYYYHVKTKMSGFFQTSFYFGYTLMFCLGLGILCGAVGYLGSNLFVRRIYRNIKCD; encoded by the exons ATGTCATCTTCCGTAGTCTCCACTGTTCGTTCAACCTTATCTCTTTTCGTTGTCGTTTTCATATTCTTTTCTCCGGTTTTCGCTTCTGAGTCAGATCACAAG TATCAACCTGATGATCCTGTTACTCTATGGGTAAATAAAGTTGGTCCATACAACAATCCACAAGAAACGTATAACTATTACAGCCTTCCTTTTTGTCATCTGGGCACCAATCCGGCTCACAAATGGGGTGGTCTTGGTGAGGTCCTTGGTGGAAATGAACTGATTGATAGCCAAATTGATATAAAGTTCCAAA AGAATGTGGAAAAAAGTACCATTTGCCAACTTGAACTTGATGAAGCAAAGGTCAGGGAGTTCAAAGATGCAATTGAGAACAGTTATTGGTTTGAATTCTTCATGG ATGACCTGCCTTTATGGG GCTTTGTTGGTGAGCTGCATCCTGATAGGAACAGTGATAATGGCAAGCATGTCCTCTACACACACaagaatattattattaaatacaataagGATCAG ATTATTCATGTCAATCTCACTCAGGAGAGTCCAAAACCACTGGAAGCAGGGAGAATATTTGATCTGACTTACTCTATCAAATGGATTCCAACTAATGTCACTTTTGCTCGTCGCTTTGATGTCTATTTAGACTATCCTTTCTTTGAGCACCAA ATCCACTGGTTCTCTGTCTTCAATTCATTCATGATGGTTATCTTCCTCACTGGTCTGGTATCCATGATTTTGATGCGAACTCTGAGAAATGACTATGCGAAGTATGCTCGGGAAGATGATGATCTGGAAACTTTG GAAAGGGATGTGAGTGAGGAGTCTGGTTGGAAACTTGTCCATGGTGATGTTTTCCGGCCACCTTACAATTTGGTTCTGCTTTCTGCTGTTGTTGGCACAGGAGCTCAGCTAGCATTGCTTGTTCTCCTTGTCATCTTATTGGCAATTGTGGGAACGTTGTATGTCGG GAGAGGAGCAATTGTCACTACTTTTATACTGTGTTATGCTTTTACATCATTCATTTCTGGTTATGTGAGTGGTGGCATGTACTCACGGAATGGGG gtaaaagtTGGATAAAGTCAATGATCCTTACAGCTTGTCTGTTCCCATTTATGTGCTTTGGCATTGGTTTCATCTTGAATACAGTCGCTATTTTCTATGGATCTCTAGCAGCTATTCCTTTTGGAACAATGGTGGTTGTTTTTGTAATTTGGGCTTTCATTTCATTCCCCCTGGCCCTTCTTGGTACAGTTGTTGGAAGAAACTGGAGTGGTGCTCCAAATAATCCTTGCCGTGTGAAGACCATTCCTCGCCCAATTCCACAGAAGAAATGGTATTTGACCCCCTCTGTGGTGTCTTTGATGGGAGGACTTCTGCCATTTGGCAGCATATTCATTGAAATGTATTTTATCTTCACATCCTTCTGGAATTACAAG GTTTATTATGTGTATGGCTTTATGCTGCTGGTCTTCCTGATTCTCATCATTGTAACTGTTTGTGTGACAATTGTGGGGACATATTTCTTGCTAAATGCTGAGAATTATCACTGGCAGTGGACATCGTTCTTCTCTGCTGCCTCCACAGCTGTCTATGTGTATTTGTACTCCGTATACTATTACCACGTTAAAACCAAGATGTCAGGCTTCTTTCAAACCAGCTTCTACTTTGGATACACTTTGATGTTTTGTCTTGGCTTGGGAATTCTCTGCG GTGCTGTAGGTTATCTTGGTTCCAATTTATTCGTACGGAGGATCTATAGAAACATTAAGTGTGACTAG
- the LOC121212195 gene encoding cleavage and polyadenylation specificity factor subunit 3-I produces MASTGQPPSLKRRDAPLTKEGDQLTITPLGAGNEVGRSCVYMTYKSKTVLFDCGIHPAYTGMAALPYFDEIDPSTIDVLLITHFHLDHAASLPYFLEKTTFRGRVFMTHATKAIYKLLLTDYVKVSKVSVEDMLFDEQDIGRSMDKIEVIDFHQTVEVNGIKFWCYTAGHVLGAAMFMVDIAGVRVLYTGDYSREEDRHLRAAELPQFSPDICVIESTYGVQLHQPRHIREKRFTDVIHSTVSQGGRVLIPAFALGRAQELLLILDEYWSSHPELHNVPIYYASPLAKKCMAVYQTYILSMNERIRTQFANSNPFKFKHISPLNSIEEFSDVGPSVVMASPGGLQSGLSRQLFDKWCSDKKNSCVIPGYVVEGTPAKTIINEPKEVTLMNGLMAPLNMQVHYISFSAHADYAQTSTFLKELMPPNIILVHGEANEMGRLKQKLITEFTDGNTKIITPKNCQSVEMYFSSEKMAKTIGRLAEKTPDVGETVSGVLVKKGFTYQIMAPDDLHIFSQLSTANITQRITIPFTGAFGVIKHRLEQIYESVESSTDEESGVPTLQVHDSVTVKQDSDRHISLHWTSDPISDMVSDSIVALVLNISREIPKVVVESEAIKTEEENGKKAEKVIHALLVSLFGDVKLGENGKLMVSVDGNVALLDKQSGDVESENEGLKERVKTAFRRIQSAVKPIPLSSS; encoded by the exons ATGGCTTCAACAGGGCAGCCACCGTCACTTAAAAGAAGAGATGCGCCGTTAACAAAAGAAGGAGATCAGCTTACTATTACCCCTTTAGGCGCTGGCAATGAAGTTGGTCGTTCTTGCGTTTACATGACTTACAAAAGCAAAACTGTGCTG TTTGATTGTGGAATTCATCCTGCTTACACGGGTATGGCTGCCTTGCCGTATTTCGATGAGATTGATCCTTCAACTATTGATGTCCTTCTTATTACCCA CTTTCACTTGGATCATGCTGCCTCCCTACCTTATTTTCTGGAGAAG ACCACATTCAGAGGTCGAGTTTTTATGACTCATGCAACAAAAGCTATCTATAAGCTCCTTTTGACTGATTATGTAAAAGTGAGCAAAGTTTCGGTTGAAGACATGTTATTTGATGAACAAGACATTGGTCGCTCCATGGATAAAATTgag GTTATTGATTTCCACCAAACCGTGGAAGTAAATGGCATTAAGTTCTGGTGCTATACTGCTGGGCATGTTCTTGGTGCTGCTATGTTCATGGTCGACATTGCCGGTGTTCGAGTCCTCTACACTGGAGACTATTCTCGTGAAGAAGATCGTCATCTCCGTGCTGCTGAGCTGCCACAGTTCTCTCCTGATATATGTGTGATTGAATCCACTTATGGTGTCCAGCTTCATCAACCACGACACATTCGGGAGAAGCGGTTCACTGATGTTATCCATTCTACTGTTTCTCAAGGTGGTCGTGTTCTAATTCCAGCGTTTGCCCTTGGTCGTGCCCAGGAACTTCTGTTGATCCTTGATGAGTATTGGTCTAGCCACCCTGAGCTTCATAACGTTCCAATATATTATGCTTCCCCACTTGCAAAAAAGTGTATGGCTGTTTATCAAACGTACATACTTTCCATGAATGAGAGAATCCGTACCCAGTTTGCGAACTCAAACCCCTTCAAGTTCAAGCACATTTCTCCATTAAATAGCATTGAGGAATTTAGTGATGTAGGTCCATCTGTTGTAATGGCAAGTCCAGGTGGTCTTCAGAGCGGGCTGTCACGCCAACTCTTTGACAAGTGGTGTTCTGATAAGAAAAATTCTTGTGTTATTCCTGGTTATGTCGTTGAAGGGACGCCTGCAAAAACGATTATTAATGAACCGAAGGAAGTGACTCTCATGAATGGTCTCATGGCTCCTCTGAACATGCAGGTTCATTACATTTCATTCTCGGCCCATGCAGACTATGCACAAACGAGTACATTCTTGAAAGAGCTCATGCCTCCCAACATAATTCTTGTTCACGGAGAAGCAAACGAGATGGGAAGGCTTAAACAGAAGCTTATCACTGAGTTCACTGATGGCAACACCAAAATCATTACCCCTAAGAATTGTCAGTCTGTTGAGATGTATTTTAGCTCTGAGAAAATGGCTAAAACAATCGGAAGATTGGCTGAAAAGACCCCAGACGTAGGTGAAACTGTTAGTGGTGTTCTGGTAAAGAAAGGTTTCACGTATCAGATAATGGCTCCCGATGATCTCCACATCTTCTCACAGCTTTCAACCGCAAACATCACTCAGAGGATCACTATCCCATTCACCGGCGCCTTTGGTGTGATAAAGCATCGACTCGAGCAGATATACGAGAGTGTGGAATCATCAACAGATGAAGAGTCTGGGGTTCCAACATTGCAAGTGCATGATAGTGTGACTGTGAAGCAGGATTCAGATAGGCACATCTCATTGCATTGGACATCGGATCCCATAAGTGACATGGTGTCGGATTCCATCGTGGCATTGGTTCTGAACATCAGCCGGGAGATCCCTAAGGTAGTAGTGGAATCTGAGGCCATAAAAACGGAAGAAGAAAACGGGAAGAAGGCGGAAAAGGTTATTCATGCACTCCTGGTTTCACTGTTTGGGGATGTGAAATTAGGAGAAAATGGAAAGCTTATGGTAAGTGTTGATGGGAATGTGGCTCTTCTTGATAAACAGAGTGGGGATGTTGAGAGTGAAAATGAAGGTCTAAAGGAGAGAGTAAAAACAGCTTTTCGACGAATTCAAAGTGCAGTAAAACCAATCCCTCTCTCATCATCATAG